The proteins below come from a single Pichia kudriavzevii chromosome 2, complete sequence genomic window:
- a CDS encoding uncharacterized protein (PKUD0B01670; similar to Saccharomyces cerevisiae YGL127C (SOH1); ancestral locus Anc_6.116), with protein sequence MTEIPPVDELPSRWEIELEFVQSLANTQYLMYLAQQGCFKDETFLNYLNYLNYWKDPQYSKFLVYPDCLHILTLLQNENFRKQLLNQNFTSILYNDMVDYWREPLIKDEKEKDKGILNGVSASPEKVKGETVEAGASLSPEKDKQEIK encoded by the coding sequence ATGACTGAAATTCCACCAGTGGATGAATTGCCTTCCCGTTGGGAAATTGAGTTGGAATTTGTTCAATCATTGGCAAATACCCAATACTTGATGTATCTTGCACAACAGGGCTGTTTCAAGGATGAGACGTTTCTGAACTatttgaattatttgaaCTATTGGAAAGATCCACAGTACTCAAAGTTCTTGGTGTACCCAGACTGCCTTCATATCCTCACACTCTTGCAAAATGAGAATTTCCGAAAACAGTTGCTCAATCAAAACTTCACAAGCATCTTGTACAATGATATGGTGGACTATTGGAGAGAGCCGTTGATTAAGGAcgaaaaggagaaagatAAGGGGATACTTAATGGTGTGTCAGCCTCCCCGGAAAAGGTAAAGGGGGAAACGGTGGAAGCAGGTGCTTCCTTGTCTCcagaaaaagataaacaGGAAATCAAATAG
- a CDS encoding uncharacterized protein (PKUD0B01660; Pfam Domains: Grp1_Fun34_YaaH(1.1e-16)) encodes MSDEHSTNTAVPQEQEQKQYAATPVQPYQDLYHGYPVGYDDQVRPPRTGFLRTSWYKRSGKYRPYPTSVSAGLACVATTLFALGLIIAGARHTPSAAGLVGALFFSSGIVQIITGIWAIVDNNLFGSVFLLGYAAFFMSLGGFLAPFFDIEAAYADGGLSDALGIFLAAWTVFTFLLWTATIKSTVPIFTLMMCLFLFFILYTIAVFGNHKGCKTASGVFCFLTSACAFYAFYDGISYPYSSYSSIPEAKILRMPGAWSMPDDENKIEFV; translated from the coding sequence aTGTCTGACGAGCACTCCACTAATACAGCTGTTCCtcaagaacaagaacaaaagcAATATGCTGCAACTCCTGTTCAACCTTACCAAGATTTGTACCACGGCTATCCTGTTGGATACGATGACCAAGTTCGTCCTCCAAGAACTGGTTTCTTGAGAACCAGTTGGTACAAGAGATCTGGTAAGTACAGACCTTACCCAACCTCTGTCTCTGCCGGCTTGGCTTGTGTTGCTACTACCTTGTTTGCATTGGGTTTGATTATTGCCGGTGCTAGACACACTCCTTCTGCAGCTGGTTTGGTTGGtgctttgtttttctcctctGGTATTGTCCAAATCATCACTGGTATCTGGGCAATTGTTGACAACAACTTGTTTGGTTCTGTCTTCCTCTTGGGTTATGCTGCATTCTTTATGTCTTTGGGTGGCTTTTTGGCTCCATTTTTCGATATTGAAGCTGCTTATGCTGATGGTGGTTTATCAGATGCTCTGGGTATCTTTTTGGCTGCTTGGACTGTCTTTACCTTCCTCTTGTGGACTGCAACCATCAAATCTACTGTTCCAATCTTCACCTTGATGATGTGTctgttcttgttctttaTTCTTTACACAATTGCTGTCTTTGGTAACCATAAAGGTTGTAAGACTGCTTCTGGTGTCTTCTGTTTCTTGACTTCTGCTTGTGCATTCTATGCATTCTACGATGGTATTTCCTATCCTTACAGCTCTTACTCTAGCATTCCAGAAGCTAAGATTCTGAGAATGCCAGGCGCTTGGAGTATGCCAGATGACGAAAACAAGATTGAATTCGTTTAA